From Lycium ferocissimum isolate CSIRO_LF1 chromosome 12, AGI_CSIRO_Lferr_CH_V1, whole genome shotgun sequence, one genomic window encodes:
- the LOC132040628 gene encoding uncharacterized protein LOC132040628 has protein sequence MLFPNYRLETGEGLEVEEEKHTRAVELVVDGGGSDGHGRGKKCGGGGGDDSNGGNGDGFEWDSNHGSDSTDLYYKKMIQANPGNSMLLGNYARFLKEVRGNLVKAEEYSGRAVLANPSDGNVLSLYADLIWRSHKDAPRAQNYFEKAVKAAPDDCYVLASYAHFLWEAEDEEEEKEQEQRQDQMSHNINLSEPSFFI, from the exons ATGTTGTTTCCGAATTATCGGTTGGAAACGGGTGAGGGGCTTGAAGTTGAGGAAGAGAAACACACGAGGGCGGTGGAGCTGGTGGTTGACGGCGGTGGAAGTGATGGACACGGTAGAGGAAAGAAATGTGGTGGTGGAGGTGGTGATGATTCTAATGGTGGAAATGGTGATGGTTTTGAgtgggattcaaatcatgggaGTGATAGTACTGATTTGTATTACAAAAAGATGATTCAAGCTAATCCTGGGAATTCAATGCTTCTTGGAAATTATGCAAGATTCTTGAAAGAG GTCCGTGGAAACTTGGTGAAAGCAGAAGAATATAGTGGGAGAGCAGTTTTGGCAAATCCAAGTGATGGAAATGTACTTTCATTATATGCTGATTTAATTTGGAGATCCCATAAAGATGCCCCTCGTGCTCAAAACTACTTTGAGAAAGCTGTTAAAGCTGCACCAGACGATTG TTATGTGTTGGCCTCCTATGCACATTTTCTTTGGGAAGCAGAGGATgaagaggaagaaaaagaacaagaacaGAGACAAGATCAAATGAGCCATAATATTAACTTATCAGAACCTAGTTTCTTCATATAA